The Yersinia intermedia genome window below encodes:
- a CDS encoding transcriptional regulator has product MTQAERRHDRLAVRLSLIIGRLVAGETLSLAKLAVEFGVSVRTLRRDFRERLMYLDLEYRQGLCRLRTGGNGAQGELDVLTFAHRTGLADAFPGFDRRLVSALLASDDAPCLVWQLPHGVSPSGSLVFYRLVSAITSRQRVTLLGEGQRSESLAPYRLISLAGCWYLAGELRGHVTVHPLTDIHAVTVLDMTFTPRKTISQLTSQAAFIRALPHFSVIREALFLTSPGRGSADSAA; this is encoded by the coding sequence ATGACACAGGCAGAGCGTCGCCATGACCGGCTGGCGGTCAGACTGTCACTCATCATCGGTCGACTGGTGGCGGGCGAAACCCTGAGCCTGGCGAAGCTTGCCGTCGAATTCGGGGTGTCAGTTCGCACCCTGCGGCGGGATTTTCGTGAGCGGCTGATGTATCTGGACCTGGAGTACCGTCAGGGGCTCTGTCGCCTGCGTACCGGAGGTAACGGTGCACAGGGTGAGCTGGATGTGCTGACCTTTGCCCACCGCACCGGGCTTGCTGATGCCTTCCCGGGCTTTGACCGCAGACTGGTCAGTGCCCTGCTGGCGTCGGATGATGCACCCTGTCTGGTGTGGCAACTACCACACGGGGTGAGTCCCTCCGGCTCACTGGTGTTTTACCGGCTCGTCAGTGCCATTACTTCCCGACAGCGGGTGACGCTGCTGGGCGAGGGGCAACGCAGTGAGAGCCTGGCTCCATACCGTCTGATTTCCCTGGCTGGCTGCTGGTATCTCGCCGGTGAGTTACGGGGACATGTCACGGTCCATCCGCTGACGGACATTCACGCCGTCACGGTGCTGGATATGACTTTTACACCCAGAAAAACCATCAGCCAGCTAACCAGTCAGGCTGCTTTTATTCGCGCACTTCCTCACTTCAGTGTCATTCGCGAAGCCCTGTTCCTGACCTCCCCTGGCAGGGGCTCAGCGGACAGCGCTGCTTAA
- a CDS encoding GYF domain-containing protein, giving the protein MNWHYEKNGIRHDGISEEEMAARIKRGELTASTLVWQPGMADWQPLSATPLVSALAQCITPPALPGHRIPGGVVLTLAFAPFIGYALELWTAGLNGMAFEEAYDVVSGGQYWFITLLLNIALGYLDERRLRKAGVDTAAFGKLAWLVPFYLWRRAKSLGQKPTYFWVWLVMLFLTLVA; this is encoded by the coding sequence ATGAACTGGCATTACGAGAAAAATGGTATCCGTCACGACGGTATCAGCGAAGAAGAAATGGCGGCCCGCATTAAACGCGGCGAACTTACCGCCTCCACACTGGTGTGGCAACCAGGTATGGCCGACTGGCAACCCTTATCCGCCACCCCGCTGGTGTCTGCGCTGGCACAGTGCATCACACCGCCTGCTCTTCCGGGGCACCGCATTCCGGGCGGTGTCGTCTTGACACTGGCCTTTGCCCCGTTCATAGGCTATGCGCTTGAGCTGTGGACGGCCGGACTGAATGGGATGGCGTTTGAGGAAGCCTATGACGTCGTATCGGGTGGGCAGTACTGGTTTATCACACTGCTGCTCAATATCGCCCTGGGTTACCTGGATGAAAGACGCCTGCGTAAGGCCGGGGTGGATACCGCAGCCTTCGGCAAGCTGGCGTGGCTGGTGCCGTTCTATCTCTGGCGACGGGCGAAATCACTGGGACAGAAACCCACTTACTTCTGGGTCTGGCTGGTGATGCTGTTCCTGACGCTGGTGGCCTGA